A stretch of DNA from Glycine max cultivar Williams 82 chromosome 18, Glycine_max_v4.0, whole genome shotgun sequence:
AGAAGAAGAGTTCCCTTAAAaatatcaagaatcaagagatcaATACTCTCACTTTAAACTTGAAGAGTAAATGACAGATTTAGACAGGAAAATGTGATTtgctattattttaattctcaGATTTAAGGAGATACAAAAGgttcaaaaactaatttatttcatttcaatacttaaatttaattatctataatcattttattccttcaatatatattaatattatcatttaaatctCATGTTGCATGTAACTTTGAACTAAAATTATTggcatatatacttttttttctttcaaaaaatgaaattcattaattatagatactaaaatgataataaactataattttaaagactaaacTAACCATTTATTCAGATTAAAAACTAATTGTGTCACTTTCAATTTCCATAAAAGCTCATAACTCGCTGTGAAAGGTACATAGTTTACCCCTACAAATATGATGCAACTTTCTTTGCTTGATGCTCTAGTTCTGTGATATCACTGTCAAGGCTTATCAGGTAATTCCCATAATGATGTAACTTTCCAATTGGTGAGATTATTGTGAAGGCACAGTAGAAGAAGAGCAGCCATGTCCCAGACGGCAAGAAAAGCTCCCAATCAAGTCAATTCCTTGCACCAATTATGGATCATCAAGCCACCAAAGTGTAAAGGCAACTTCAATTGGGACATGCAACTCAACGAAAACACTGAAATGTGTCCATTGTGTGGGTCACTCTGTCCCCAACATGGTAGAAAATGACCTCAATTGAAAGTTACACTACCCTTTAAGTCAATATTAATGCACGTATGACCAAATAAAAATGGTATCTATCTAATTGTAACCACCCCTCTAAAATAGGAAATCCATCATCTTCTCTAGGTAAATTTCTTGAGCATTTCATGCAATCACGTTGTCCAGATAATGAAGACAAACACCCAATACAAGATACAAGATGTGAAGATTAATGAAGATAAGGTTCTGGTTAGATCATTCCAAGATAAATGATAATTCGGTAATTATACTTTAACTAGCTAATAATGTTTTTAGTGGGAACGTTATGAAGTTGGATGAGGAGAAGATTCACATAATATTTTGTGGTGTGTATATTATTGGCGACTATTGGTTATTCAATTAGTTTTCAATTCTCAGACGAACCTTTgttaattatgataataaagAGAAATTATATGGTACCCTCCAAAATTCAAGGATTTTGGTATTGTTACTGAAAActtctttcttcctccatttttctccttctttttcttggtcttggTGTGCTTATTGGCCCGGTACCATAACACTTGGATTTCTAAAGATACCATAGCAACTCTCTTGTTATAAAGCCTGGATTAATATAAATACCCTCAAATTTTTTTGCTGCTGTAACTTTTATTTTCTGCTAAATATATATACCCTCAAATGAGTAAAAGGAAATAACACTTGTTCTTAATATACAGGACAACAGTTACCTAATTGAATAACCAATAGTTGCCAAGCTTAATACTCTTCTTCCTCATGAGTTGTACCTACAATAGAGTTACCTAACTTAGCCGTCCATGAACTGTAATTATCCAAGCTAATTTTACAGAATGGAAGAACATACTGCGGTCCACATATACAGGACAACAGTtcaaacataacaaaataacatGATAGAAAGATTAAagaacatttttgtaattaaccCTTAATACATATGAATCTCTCAAGGTAATGAAGGTATGCTTGCTGGTCCAACTAAGTGGCTCTGACAAGAGGTGAGTGAGGCATTGGTGAATGAGGTGACATAACATTCTCATCAAATCTTCTAGAGTTGGAGAAGCTGAGTCTAAGGTTACTTTTCCAACGTTTGAGTTCCTTTGGTGGCTTCCCTGTCTCCTTGCCAACAAAAGCCCTGATTCTCATGAGTGCAACATCCAcagtttcatcatccatgtTTGCAAAGCACACCCTATACCAACCAGGCTCAGAACAATTGAAAGCTGACCCAGGTGACACATTGAGCTTCACCTCATTGATGATCACACGCCACAGCATCATTTCACCCTCAAATGTTTTCTCCTTGAGCAAACCCCTCAAGTTCATCCAAAAGAAAAGCCCTGCATTACTTGGCAGGCAAGTAATGTTCACCTTTTCAAGCCCTTTTGTGAAGTGGCTATGCCTTGCAGCCAACCTTCTTGCACTCTCTGCCAGAAACCTCTCCACGAACTCGTCGTCGGAAAGCAATGCAGCAAGAAAATACTGTGTCTGAGATGAGACCAATCCAAAGCTTGACATTTTCCTACCACTGTTCACCACTTCATCATTGTATGAATAAACTATTCCAACTCTGAACCCTGGAAGTCCCAAATCCTTAGACAAACTATAAATAATGTGAATGAGGTCTTTTTTGCAATGCTCAATGTCTTGCATCACCTCAGAGACACTCACAAAGCTAGGGGCTCTGAACACTGTTGCTGCATAGATTTCATCACACACCAAATGGATGTTCTTTTCATTGATGAACCCCACTATGCTCTTCAGTGTTTCCCTGTCAAGGGTGGTTCCCAAAGGGTTTGAAGGGTTTGTTATGATCAACCCTTTCACGTTGATGTTACCCTCTTTTGCTTTTTCATATGCTTCTTCAAGAGCCTCTCTTGTTATCTTAAAATTGTTGGAGCTGTGACACTCTACGGGAATTAGTTGCGTCCTTGTTCTCCAACACAAGTCTCGGACAAATCTGAAATTACAAAACATGCAGAATATATGTCAgtcaaaatcaaacatgtttttttttttcttgtaacacGTGATGAAACGTTGATACAGTATAATTTAAGTGGAATATGTTTAACTCTGACACTTTTTAATTAAGTCATAATATATGAAGCTATGTTCAAATTTGTTGACCGATTGCAGTATGGTGGTCTTTTTGGTCAGacaaattaaagatttaaattacTTGACTAGAGATTTTTCCACGCACGGGCAAAAGCTAAGAAACATTCATTATTCGTTTTCATAGACTGTAATTTTAGAAAAGTTGTGATAGTTAATAATATTCCGGGCTTAGCCACGAACAAATGCCATGAAATTTCTTTAACGAAAATTTTGAATTGCTTTGCGAGAAGATGTTCTTGACCGTGCAAAATTTCCAAAGGTACGTACAGCTGTTTGGGATTAGGATATTTGCTAAATTCCAATATGATAAATGGATCGTGAGCGTGTGCTAGCTATGGTATGATCATCATGATTTCAAAGGTCAAAGGCAAATGTCCACTCAACTATATgtgtatgatttatttatcaACTGTCTATTTTGTACTTACATCTGGGCAACACATGTTTTTTTGTTGACTTTTTTTATCACTTGTTAGCAGCCTAGCAGGTTAACTATTATGAACATGCATTTATCGTTCTTGGAGTAcatcataaaaatattcattatgaTTAATAACTTTgattaaaatgcagtaaaaagaattcttttgttttaataattgaaaaatacagCAAATAAGAAGAATGCTGAATTTTAattgtgtgttaaaaaaaagacttgTTGTCAATCAAGGGtatattttgtcttttaaaattagaaaaaaggcATTGATAATGACTACTGGTGGTGGTGGGTAATATTGGCGCAAGAACTTGCTTATTTAAACGCATCTCTTAAAAGcttgtttgttgttttttaacAAGTGTTCTAGGACActtactaaaaattatttttaatagcaAATCTTAACCTAACTCATAGAATCGaatgatgtatatatatttttttaagttgaatGATGTTGGGTATCGTGCCACTTAAATAAATGTGAAACCTTTAAGTTTTAGATTGACACCTCCGTGGTTGGTACGTAGAGGAGAATTgatcaattttttcttaatttatttcaaacagaaaatatcaaattttcctaATATAATATTAAGTACAAGGAATGCAGTACATTttaataagtttctttttttttatttccattttaactgtacaaaaaataacaaggatTTTACAATTCTGATCAGCACCACTTAAATGACGCCACCAGGTATATATCCTTttaataagtttcttttttttttatttccattttaactgtacaaaaaatatatgtgtgtggttaaaactaaaattttgttGAATAATTTACAATTCTGATCAGCACCACTTAAATGACGCCACCAGGTATATATCCTTTTAATCAAGACAAAATAGTTATTACATTTTGTGGTTGCTTTAATTTGTGTCCACGATTAACGTTTTGATGGGTGTGAAATAGTGTGGTTCATTGAATGAAAACAGAAGTGATGAAAGAGAGGGCACATACGCTGGATAATAAGGGCTAGGAACCAGAAAAGCATCTCCAGGATCAGCCAAACAGAACATTATTAGCTCATTTGCTCCAGTGGCCCCCCCACTCATCAAAATACGGTCAGGATCAAATCTCACTCTCCCACCTCTCACTTTTGACATAAAATTTGCCACAGCCTgcataaaatatcaaaaactcatttattatattatatgataatatgatatcaattttaatttcataactAAATC
This window harbors:
- the LOC100775969 gene encoding 1-aminocyclopropane-1-carboxylate synthase 1, which produces MALGNNSHQLLSKIATNDKHGENSPYFDGWKAYDSNPFHPTKNPQGVIQMGLAENQLCFDLIQEWIRNNPKASICTAEGVNQFKYIANFQDYHGLPEFRNAVANFMSKVRGGRVRFDPDRILMSGGATGANELIMFCLADPGDAFLVPSPYYPAFVRDLCWRTRTQLIPVECHSSNNFKITREALEEAYEKAKEGNINVKGLIITNPSNPLGTTLDRETLKSIVGFINEKNIHLVCDEIYAATVFRAPSFVSVSEVMQDIEHCKKDLIHIIYSLSKDLGLPGFRVGIVYSYNDEVVNSGRKMSSFGLVSSQTQYFLAALLSDDEFVERFLAESARRLAARHSHFTKGLEKVNITCLPSNAGLFFWMNLRGLLKEKTFEGEMMLWRVIINEVKLNVSPGSAFNCSEPGWYRVCFANMDDETVDVALMRIRAFVGKETGKPPKELKRWKSNLRLSFSNSRRFDENVMSPHSPMPHSPLVRAT